Part of the Lotus japonicus ecotype B-129 chromosome 6, LjGifu_v1.2 genome, TTCCAAGGTAAGTTAGTGAAGTATATATTTTTGCctttattctttattttttggtATTTCTTTCAGCTGTTCGTGTTTGGAGATCAGCTAAACGTTGATATGTTCTTGGATGCATAGGTTTAGGATTAAGATTGAAGTCTGTGAGGGTGAAGACACAACTATATTTGTCTTATTTGATGCTGATAGTCAACATCTAATCCAAAGGAATTGCAAGGATTTATTTGCTGGTTGGAAGGTGTAATTTACTTATCTTTGTTGTAATATTTTTCTGTGTGTGTTATTACATTTGGTGTTTTGTTTTTACCTTtattaagtttatattttttttacctgTGTTATGTTAGGGGAAGAATGCGTGTGAATATCCTGATGTTATTAAGGGTTTAGTTGGGAAGGAGTACCTTTTTAAGGTTGAGAAGATGTCTGACCACGGTGCGAAATTTGACGATTCATTCAAAGTGAAGAAGGCTTGTGATAATGGTTCTGTTATCGAGAAGTTCAAGCATAATTCTCAAGTTCAAACTCCTAAGAAGGTATTTATTTGTTTCTTATTTGAAAATTGCTTTGGACTGTTGGTAATGAGTTATATATTCCTATTTCCAGTTGCTTACCGATGCGTTTGTTTCTAAATTTGCTGGTGGATCAAATGGACGTCACTTGAGTGACATTATAGCTGAGTCTTCCAATGAACTTTCAGAAATTGGTGCCAATACAGTCTCCCTTGATGACATATCTCCGGTGGAATGTTCCTCtgttctttcttctgttgggaGTGCTGGTGATTTTGATGCAAGCTCCTCCAAACCTACCAAGAGGATGAAGCTAAGGAATGTTAAAGAGATTTAGGAGTCTTTTCAGTTATAAGACATCATGTGTTCCTTCCAAGTAGTTTATCCATTTTGACTGTGTCAAGAACTTGTGTTTTGCTGCCCCTCTGATGTTGTTGTAATGTTTCTATTCGGGTGCTCTCTATCACCTTAtgttttgttatattttgttaTACTGCCGAggggtattttaatttttagtgaTTGGAACCTTTGCTGGTTGTCCTGGTTTTTTTAGATGGTCtttgtcttttgttttatgGTTTCACTTTGATGTGATGTAATGAACTGTCGATGATATGGGAAATCTTATGTTTATTTGTTTGTAATATTCTGcagtttatttttcatttggtTCTGGGAGCACTTATAATTCGACATCATCATTTTCCTCTAACATACCTTGGGTAGGactttaattttataaatgtaTTGTACTGGTGTTTCACTGATCTTATTTATGGTATGAGATTTAGTAGCTTTGTACATGTTATATGTACATCACAATTGCCCAGAACTTTTTATAAAGGTATTCTTGTTGTTATTTTGAAAAGTgtaatataaaatatgatatgAACTGTAATAAGTGTAGTTTTTTTTGTATGAGATTTACATTGTTTTCTGTCATTCCAATGACGTAATATTTTTGTGTCGTATTTTGTTTAAAAAGACAAAGTATTTCTGTCTACGTTTTTTTATTCCAAGATGGGTGTGGTCAATTATGAAATTTGGTAGAAATTAACTTACCCTTCTGTTTATTTGATTAGTAGAGGCTGTTGTTCATTTTTATTAGTTTGGCACTTAATAATTATTGTAGTGTTGGCAGAGAATAATTGGGAATTACTgaattagttttaacaccccctTATTAATCTCACACCCTCTTTTAATACCCTCTTTTAATACCCCTTATTTTCTAAATTCCCTTAATACCCTCTCTTATAAAGAGATAGTCAAAGTGTGATAGTATTTTCACACATACtaagtgtgaaacattttcacactcaatgtgtgtgaaaatatttcacactcactaagtgtgaaacacttaaaacgaaaggaagaaggtgaagagagaatAAAGATACTCGATTCGCACAATTTTGTTTCACACTCAAGGGTGTGAAACACAATCACGTTTCGCACTCAAGATCGGTAGTGTGAATAgactttattttcaattttaaatttttcttttgtttagaattagatttcacactcaagtgtgtgaaacattttcaaatttcacactcaagagtgtgagttattaaactgttaataattttttaattttatttttttataattttcatttcacactcaagagtgtgaaatcttttcaaatttcatacTCAATAGTGTGAAAGAACCAAgtgttaagaattttatttttaattttaaatatttagtttttaataattaaatttcacactcaaatgtgtgaaatattttcaaatttcacact contains:
- the LOC130723612 gene encoding uncharacterized protein LOC130723612 isoform X2, giving the protein MNGTKIMWNPDIPEVASFRDGFARNGIDCHLPLGLIDGDVPTLSLDEDFLTMFPRKTILDLHSTAEEGIFIVCAKVSGLLEGEKWWYMSCRCHRGVTIKDDMPYCSGCATFVLEVIPRFRIKIEVCEGEDTTIFVLFDADSQHLIQRNCKDLFAGWKGKNACEYPDVIKGLVGKEYLFKVEKMSDHGAKFDDSFKVKKACDNGSVIEKFKHNSQVQTPKKLLTDAFVSKFAGGSNGRHLSDIIAESSNELSEIGANTVSLDDISPVECSSVLSSVGSAGDFDASSSKPTKRMKLRNVKEI
- the LOC130723612 gene encoding uncharacterized protein LOC130723612 isoform X3, which translates into the protein MKSDIVLQNVMNGTKIMWNPDIPEVASFRDGFARNGIDCHLPLGLIDGDVPTLSLDEDFLTMFPRKTILDLHSTAEEGIFIVCAKVSGLLEGEKWWYMSCRCHRGVTIKDDMPYCSGCATFVLEVIPRFRIKIEVCEGEDTTIFVLFDADSQHLIQRNCKDLFAGWKGKNACEYPDVIKGLVGKEYLFKVEKMSDHGAKFDDSFKVKKACDNGSVIEKFKHNSQVQTPKKLSLPMNFQKLVPIQSPLMTYLRWNVPLFFLLLGVLVILMQAPPNLPRG
- the LOC130723612 gene encoding uncharacterized protein LOC130723612 isoform X1, giving the protein MKSDIVLQNVMNGTKIMWNPDIPEVASFRDGFARNGIDCHLPLGLIDGDVPTLSLDEDFLTMFPRKTILDLHSTAEEGIFIVCAKVSGLLEGEKWWYMSCRCHRGVTIKDDMPYCSGCATFVLEVIPRFRIKIEVCEGEDTTIFVLFDADSQHLIQRNCKDLFAGWKGKNACEYPDVIKGLVGKEYLFKVEKMSDHGAKFDDSFKVKKACDNGSVIEKFKHNSQVQTPKKLLTDAFVSKFAGGSNGRHLSDIIAESSNELSEIGANTVSLDDISPVECSSVLSSVGSAGDFDASSSKPTKRMKLRNVKEI